The Halogranum gelatinilyticum genome includes a window with the following:
- a CDS encoding sodium-dependent transporter, translating to MTRETWATRMGFILAAVGSAVGLGNIWRFPWVTAENGGSAFLLVYLAIVLLVGVPGILGEFVIGRRSGRNPVGALRELSGSRAWGIVGMFSVVTGVILLSFYSVVGGWILRYFVESAVALGTAGPAPYFTDPGPYYDSLAFTTEAVAYHVGFLALTGLIVFAGVRRGIEVGTKVMMPAILLLLVGLAVWASQQPNAAAGYAFYLSFDLATLRANFFDVLGPAAGQALFTLSLGAGTMITYSSYLGDDRSLPFDATTIAVLNTFVGVLAGLVVFPLLFSVVGEAGGSGPGALFVSIAGAFARLPAGTLIATAFFGVVTLAALSSSISMLEIPVSFLVDEFDLSRRVAVLGMFGVVTVTGAVNALQASLFSFVAGPLVDSLLTAGLIAFLLFVGWVLGVDALDEFVKGGGSLTESLSTPWLFAVGVVIPLFLVFTLLSSLGFGGLAASVVPVSGFWLTLAATVVVTLAAFLGLRGSRSLV from the coding sequence ATGACACGAGAAACGTGGGCAACGAGGATGGGGTTCATCCTCGCGGCCGTCGGCAGCGCCGTCGGTCTCGGGAACATCTGGCGGTTCCCGTGGGTGACAGCGGAGAACGGAGGCAGTGCCTTTCTGCTCGTCTATCTGGCAATCGTCCTGCTCGTCGGGGTTCCCGGCATCCTCGGGGAGTTCGTCATCGGCCGTCGCTCCGGCCGCAACCCGGTCGGCGCGCTCCGTGAACTCTCGGGGTCGCGTGCGTGGGGAATCGTCGGGATGTTCAGCGTCGTCACCGGCGTCATCCTGCTCTCGTTTTACAGCGTCGTCGGCGGCTGGATTCTGCGCTACTTCGTCGAGAGCGCGGTCGCGCTCGGCACGGCGGGACCAGCACCCTACTTCACCGACCCCGGCCCGTACTACGACAGCCTCGCGTTCACGACGGAGGCCGTCGCCTACCACGTCGGCTTTCTCGCGCTGACCGGTCTCATCGTCTTCGCGGGCGTCCGCAGGGGCATCGAGGTCGGGACGAAAGTGATGATGCCCGCCATCCTCCTGCTCCTCGTCGGGCTTGCCGTCTGGGCCTCCCAGCAGCCGAACGCGGCCGCGGGCTACGCCTTCTATCTCAGTTTCGACCTCGCGACGCTGCGGGCGAACTTCTTCGACGTCCTCGGTCCCGCCGCGGGACAGGCACTGTTCACCCTCTCGCTCGGCGCGGGCACGATGATCACCTACTCCTCGTATCTCGGTGACGACCGCTCGCTGCCGTTCGACGCGACGACCATCGCCGTGCTCAACACCTTCGTCGGCGTGCTTGCTGGCTTGGTCGTCTTCCCGCTGCTGTTCTCGGTCGTCGGCGAGGCCGGCGGCAGCGGTCCCGGCGCGCTCTTCGTCAGTATCGCCGGCGCGTTCGCCCGCCTCCCCGCCGGGACGCTCATCGCGACGGCCTTCTTCGGCGTCGTGACGCTCGCCGCGCTCTCCTCGTCGATCTCGATGTTGGAGATTCCCGTCTCCTTCCTCGTCGACGAGTTCGACCTCTCGCGACGCGTCGCCGTCCTCGGGATGTTCGGTGTCGTCACCGTCACGGGCGCGGTCAACGCGCTGCAGGCGTCGCTCTTCAGCTTCGTCGCCGGCCCGCTCGTCGACTCGCTGCTCACGGCCGGACTTATCGCCTTCCTGCTGTTCGTCGGTTGGGTGCTCGGCGTCGACGCGCTCGACGAGTTCGTGAAGGGCGGTGGCTCGCTCACGGAGTCGCTGAGCACGCCGTGGCTCTTCGCGGTCGGCGTCGTCATCCCGCTCTTTCTCGTCTTCACGCTCCTGTCGAGTCTCGGCTTCGGCGGGCTGGCCGCGTCCGTCGTCCCGGTTTCGGGCTTCTGGCTGACGCTCGCGGCGACCGTCGTCGTGACCCTCGCGGCCTTCCTCGGCCTGCGCGGGTCGCGCTCGCTGGTCTGA
- a CDS encoding DMT family transporter: protein MVGPLSGIVTPLWGTSELSSLFSAPPEVYLLALVPALLWGFSPVLSKRGMSEGGDAVQAALVVVTVDSAIYWLLLFFRQGFDLFADLSLATLGVFVVAGAVGTALGRIAVFNGVERVGASVNSAVISARPLFATALAVGFLGESVTLTTGVGVVVLVAGLVVLTLAKGGDLRGWQPRDLLFPLGAAAFFAVGNVLRRYGLTTSPTNALEAVTLNETAALVALAAYALTRHRDAVFGSPTRSYLYFAGSGVLTAAALLSLFTAFSLPAGDVAIVDPLAATAPLFTTVFSYFLLSDLETVTKGVVVGAVVIVVGAALVTLGPGAAAGV from the coding sequence ATGGTCGGACCGCTCTCGGGTATCGTGACGCCACTTTGGGGCACTTCGGAGCTGTCGAGTCTGTTCTCTGCACCGCCGGAGGTCTATCTCCTCGCGCTCGTCCCCGCGCTGCTGTGGGGGTTCTCACCCGTGCTCTCGAAGCGCGGGATGTCCGAAGGTGGTGACGCCGTCCAGGCCGCGCTCGTCGTGGTGACCGTCGATTCGGCGATCTACTGGCTGCTCCTCTTCTTCCGGCAGGGTTTCGATCTCTTTGCCGACCTGTCGCTCGCAACGCTCGGTGTCTTCGTCGTCGCCGGCGCGGTCGGGACCGCCCTCGGCCGCATCGCCGTCTTCAACGGCGTCGAACGCGTCGGCGCGAGCGTCAACAGTGCCGTCATCAGTGCCCGGCCGCTCTTCGCGACGGCACTCGCGGTCGGCTTCCTCGGCGAGTCGGTGACGCTCACCACCGGCGTCGGCGTCGTCGTCCTCGTCGCGGGGCTCGTCGTGCTCACGCTCGCGAAGGGCGGCGACCTGCGTGGCTGGCAGCCGCGGGACCTGCTCTTTCCGCTCGGCGCGGCTGCCTTCTTCGCCGTCGGTAACGTCCTTCGGAGATACGGGCTGACCACGTCGCCGACGAACGCGCTCGAAGCGGTGACGCTGAACGAGACGGCCGCGCTCGTCGCGCTGGCAGCCTACGCGCTCACCCGCCACCGCGACGCCGTCTTCGGCTCCCCTACGCGGAGCTACCTCTACTTCGCTGGCAGCGGCGTCCTGACCGCCGCCGCCCTCCTGTCGCTCTTCACGGCGTTCTCGCTGCCCGCGGGCGACGTCGCTATCGTCGATCCGCTGGCGGCGACCGCACCGCTCTTCACGACCGTGTTCTCGTATTTCCTGCTCTCGGACCTCGAAACCGTCACGAAGGGCGTCGTCGTCGGCGCGGTGGTCATCGTCGTCGGCGCGGCACTGGTGACGCTCGGGCCAGGGGCCGCGGCTGGGGTGTAA
- a CDS encoding acyl-CoA carboxylase subunit beta codes for MDDRIEELREKRDEALLGGGEDRIESQHDKGKMTARERIDYFLDDGTFQEFDQFRTHRTHTFGMEEKQLYGDGVVTGYGEVNGRTVFVFAHDFTVFGGSLGEVFAEKICKVMDKAMEVGAPVVGLNDSAGARIQEGVKSLGGFGEIFRRNTEASGVVPQISAIMGPCAGGAVYSPGLTDFTFMVKDTSHMFITGPDVIKTVTGEEVTFEELGGAKTHASTSGVAHFAADSEEEALDNIALLLSYLPQNNVEDPPRVEPWDDPERADEELNEIVPDQPRKPYDITDVIGRVADEGSFFEVHEDFAKNIVVGFARLDGRSVGIVANQPRVNAGTLDIEASEKAARFVRCCDAFNVPIVTFVDVPGFLPGTDQEHNGIIRHGAKLLYAYSEAQVPLLTVITRKAYGGAYDVMASKHLGADVNYAWPSAEIAVMGPQGAVNILYSKELEAADDPDARRDELIEEYREEFANPYTAADQGFLDDVIEPPETRARLIADLEMLTSKRGDLPDKKHGNIPI; via the coding sequence ATGGACGACCGAATCGAGGAACTCCGCGAGAAGCGCGACGAAGCACTTCTCGGCGGCGGCGAGGACCGCATCGAGTCCCAGCACGACAAGGGCAAGATGACGGCTCGCGAGCGTATCGACTACTTCCTCGACGACGGGACGTTCCAAGAGTTCGACCAGTTTCGCACCCACCGCACCCACACGTTCGGGATGGAGGAGAAACAGCTGTACGGCGACGGCGTCGTCACGGGCTACGGCGAGGTCAACGGCCGGACCGTCTTCGTCTTCGCCCACGACTTCACCGTCTTCGGCGGCTCGCTCGGCGAGGTCTTCGCCGAGAAGATCTGCAAGGTGATGGACAAGGCGATGGAGGTCGGTGCCCCCGTCGTCGGTCTCAACGACTCGGCTGGCGCGCGAATCCAAGAGGGCGTCAAGTCCCTCGGCGGGTTCGGTGAGATCTTCCGCCGCAACACCGAGGCCAGCGGGGTCGTCCCGCAGATTTCGGCCATCATGGGCCCGTGTGCGGGTGGCGCGGTCTACTCGCCCGGCCTGACGGACTTCACCTTCATGGTGAAGGATACGAGCCATATGTTCATCACCGGCCCGGACGTTATCAAGACGGTCACGGGCGAGGAAGTGACGTTCGAGGAACTCGGCGGCGCGAAGACCCACGCCTCGACGTCCGGCGTCGCGCACTTCGCCGCCGACTCCGAGGAGGAGGCACTCGACAACATCGCCCTGCTCCTCTCGTATCTCCCGCAGAACAACGTCGAGGACCCCCCGCGCGTCGAGCCGTGGGACGACCCCGAGCGCGCCGACGAGGAACTCAACGAGATCGTCCCGGACCAGCCCCGGAAACCCTACGACATCACGGACGTCATCGGCCGCGTCGCCGACGAGGGCTCGTTCTTCGAGGTCCACGAGGACTTCGCGAAGAACATCGTCGTCGGCTTCGCCCGCCTCGACGGCCGTTCCGTGGGGATTGTCGCCAACCAACCGCGCGTCAACGCGGGGACGCTCGACATCGAAGCCTCCGAGAAAGCGGCCAGATTCGTCCGCTGCTGTGATGCGTTCAACGTGCCCATCGTGACCTTCGTCGACGTGCCCGGCTTCCTGCCCGGCACCGACCAGGAACACAACGGCATCATCCGCCACGGCGCGAAGCTCCTGTATGCCTACTCCGAGGCACAGGTCCCGCTGCTGACGGTCATCACCCGCAAGGCCTACGGCGGTGCCTACGACGTCATGGCCTCGAAACATCTCGGCGCGGACGTCAACTACGCCTGGCCGTCGGCCGAGATCGCCGTGATGGGTCCGCAGGGTGCGGTCAACATCCTCTACTCGAAGGAACTCGAGGCCGCGGATGACCCGGACGCCCGCCGCGACGAACTCATCGAGGAGTACCGCGAGGAGTTCGCGAACCCCTACACTGCCGCCGACCAGGGCTTCCTCGACGACGTCATCGAACCGCCGGAGACCCGCGCGCGTCTCATCGCCGACCTGGAGATGCTCACCTCGAAGCGCGGGGACCTCCCGGACAAGAAACACGGTAACATCCCCATCTGA
- a CDS encoding acc operon protein, with amino-acid sequence MTLVDDISLPDDADPEEAAAIVAALGAHIRDQQAAAAAAAGDEEETWQGEKWTFAGRIEGLQGRSLQRVPDGAPTDSWTAASRADRF; translated from the coding sequence ATGACTCTCGTCGACGACATCAGCCTCCCGGACGACGCCGACCCCGAGGAGGCCGCGGCCATCGTCGCCGCCCTCGGCGCGCACATCCGCGACCAGCAGGCCGCCGCAGCGGCGGCCGCCGGAGATGAAGAAGAGACGTGGCAGGGCGAGAAGTGGACCTTCGCGGGCCGCATCGAGGGGCTGCAGGGTCGCTCGCTGCAACGCGTGCCCGACGGCGCGCCGACTGACTCCTGGACCGCCGCGTCGCGTGCAGACCGGTTCTAG
- a CDS encoding glycerophosphodiester phosphodiesterase: MRLIGHRGCPAHAPENTVAAVERAVEHVDMVEIDVQRCGSGELVVFHDEALTRLTGADGLVRETDWETLRDLRVDGSDEGIPLLSELLDAVPPSVGVNVELKHAGMAGEVVAELSGRGNEFLVSSFESDALREVRERSDVPLAYLFAEEWAKSLATATDLGCAYVHPLYTLLLEVGDESRVDEAHGLGFEVNAWTVPTREEVEELRGRGVDGVIVDDWRLV, translated from the coding sequence ATGCGTCTCATCGGCCACCGCGGCTGTCCCGCCCACGCTCCGGAGAACACCGTCGCCGCCGTCGAGCGGGCGGTCGAACACGTCGACATGGTGGAGATCGACGTCCAGCGGTGCGGGTCGGGCGAGCTGGTCGTCTTCCACGACGAGGCGTTGACGCGGCTGACGGGCGCGGACGGGCTGGTCCGAGAGACGGACTGGGAGACACTTCGGGACCTCCGCGTCGACGGCAGCGACGAGGGAATCCCACTCCTCTCGGAGCTGCTCGACGCCGTCCCCCCGTCGGTCGGCGTCAACGTCGAACTGAAACACGCCGGGATGGCCGGGGAGGTGGTCGCGGAGCTGAGTGGCCGAGGAAACGAGTTCCTTGTCTCGTCGTTCGAGAGCGACGCACTCCGGGAGGTGAGAGAGCGGAGCGACGTCCCGCTCGCGTACCTGTTCGCCGAAGAGTGGGCCAAGTCGCTGGCGACGGCGACGGACCTCGGCTGTGCGTACGTCCATCCGCTCTACACCCTCTTGCTGGAAGTCGGAGACGAAAGCCGGGTCGACGAAGCCCACGGCTTGGGGTTCGAAGTCAACGCGTGGACCGTGCCAACGCGTGAAGAGGTCGAAGAGCTTCGCGGGCGGGGCGTCGACGGCGTCATCGTCGACGACTGGAGGCTGGTCTAG
- a CDS encoding acetyl-CoA carboxylase biotin carboxylase subunit, whose amino-acid sequence MFSKVLVANRGEIAVRVMRACEELGIRTVAVYSDADKHSGHVRYADEAYNIGPARAADSYLDHEAVIEAGRKAGADAIHPGYGFLAENATFAAKVGESEMKWIGPSAAAMERLGEKTKARALMQEADVPVVPGTTEPVESADEVKEIADEYGYPVAIKAEGGGGGRGLKVVHSEDEVEDQLATAQREGEAYFDNASVYVEKYLEAPRHIEVQILADEHGNVRHLGERDCSLQRRHQKVIEEAPSPALTEDLRERIGEAARRGVKAADYANAGTVEFLVEDGEFYFMEVNTRIQVEHCVTEQVTGIDIVKWQLRVAAGEELDFAQDDVEIDGHAIEFRINAENAAQNFAPAPGGKLETYDPPGGIGVRMDDALRQGDDLVTDYDSMIAKLIVTAGDRDECITRSERALAEFEVEGFHTIIPFHRLMLTDEKFCAGEHTTKYLDEELDKERIKQAVAEWGPAESESEEDDDEEVTERDFTVEVNGKRFQVSLEERGAPAIPVSGGGRNKGSSQRPPQAKQSEEKEEVVVEGDGERVEAEMQGTILSVNVSEGDEVASGDVVCVLEAMKMENDVVASRGGTVSQVLVGEGESVDMGDVLVVIE is encoded by the coding sequence ATGTTCAGTAAGGTTCTCGTCGCGAACCGAGGTGAGATCGCAGTGCGCGTCATGCGCGCCTGTGAAGAGCTCGGAATCCGCACCGTCGCGGTCTACAGCGACGCCGACAAGCACTCGGGGCACGTCCGCTACGCCGACGAGGCGTACAACATCGGCCCGGCCCGCGCGGCCGACTCCTATCTCGACCACGAGGCGGTCATCGAAGCCGGGCGGAAGGCCGGTGCCGACGCCATCCACCCCGGCTACGGCTTCCTCGCGGAGAACGCCACGTTCGCCGCGAAGGTCGGCGAGAGCGAGATGAAGTGGATCGGTCCCTCCGCGGCGGCGATGGAACGGCTCGGCGAGAAGACGAAGGCTCGCGCGCTGATGCAGGAGGCCGACGTCCCCGTCGTCCCCGGCACGACCGAACCCGTCGAGTCCGCCGACGAGGTCAAGGAAATCGCCGACGAGTACGGCTACCCCGTGGCCATCAAGGCCGAGGGTGGCGGCGGCGGCCGCGGCCTGAAGGTCGTCCACTCGGAGGACGAGGTCGAAGACCAGCTCGCGACGGCCCAGCGTGAGGGTGAGGCGTACTTCGACAACGCGTCGGTCTACGTCGAGAAGTATCTGGAAGCTCCGCGCCACATCGAAGTCCAAATCCTCGCCGACGAACACGGCAACGTCCGCCATCTCGGCGAGCGTGACTGTTCGCTCCAGCGGCGTCACCAGAAGGTCATCGAGGAGGCACCGTCGCCCGCGCTGACCGAGGACCTGCGCGAGCGCATCGGCGAGGCCGCCCGCCGCGGTGTCAAGGCCGCCGACTACGCCAACGCCGGGACCGTGGAGTTCCTCGTCGAGGACGGCGAGTTCTACTTCATGGAGGTCAACACCCGGATTCAGGTCGAACACTGCGTCACCGAGCAGGTCACGGGCATCGACATCGTCAAGTGGCAGCTCCGGGTCGCCGCGGGCGAGGAACTCGACTTCGCACAGGACGACGTCGAAATCGATGGCCACGCCATCGAGTTCCGTATCAACGCCGAGAACGCCGCACAGAACTTCGCGCCCGCGCCGGGTGGCAAACTGGAGACCTACGACCCGCCGGGCGGTATCGGCGTCCGCATGGACGACGCCCTCCGGCAGGGCGACGACCTGGTGACGGACTACGACTCGATGATCGCGAAGCTCATCGTCACTGCAGGGGACAGAGACGAGTGTATCACCCGCTCCGAGCGCGCGCTGGCGGAGTTCGAGGTCGAGGGCTTCCACACCATCATCCCCTTCCACCGGCTGATGCTCACCGACGAGAAATTCTGTGCTGGCGAGCACACGACGAAGTATCTCGACGAAGAGCTGGACAAAGAGCGTATCAAGCAGGCCGTCGCGGAGTGGGGTCCGGCCGAGTCCGAGTCGGAGGAAGACGACGACGAAGAAGTCACCGAACGCGACTTCACCGTCGAGGTCAACGGCAAGCGCTTCCAGGTCTCGCTCGAAGAGCGCGGCGCGCCCGCCATCCCGGTTTCCGGCGGCGGCCGGAACAAGGGCAGCTCCCAGCGACCCCCGCAGGCAAAGCAGAGCGAGGAGAAAGAAGAGGTCGTCGTCGAGGGCGACGGCGAACGGGTCGAAGCCGAGATGCAGGGGACCATCCTCTCTGTCAACGTCAGCGAGGGCGACGAGGTCGCGTCTGGCGATGTTGTCTGCGTCCTCGAAGCGATGAAGATGGAGAACGACGTCGTTGCCTCCCGCGGCGGCACGGTCTCGCAGGTCCTCGTCGGCGAGGGCGAGTCCGTCGACATGGGCGACGTGCTCGTCGTCATCGAATAA
- the rpsB gene encoding 30S ribosomal protein S2 produces MSENDNEALEAAEEEIDAEPVEEAGADPTVDPDVSAEEDLPAEGEADEAAAEAEETEEPTFDEDVMPDDEADLLIPVEDYLSAGVHIGTQQKTKDMERFIHRVRDDGLYVLDVSQTDSRVRTAADFLANYNPEQVLVTSSRQYGRFPAKKFADAIGARARTGRFIPGTLTNPDYDGYIEPDVVVVTDPIGDSQAVKEAITVGIPVIAMCDSNNQTSNVDLVIPTNNKGRRALSVVYWLLANETLDRRGAEPTYALDDFEAGI; encoded by the coding sequence ATGAGCGAAAACGACAACGAAGCACTCGAAGCCGCGGAGGAGGAGATCGACGCGGAGCCGGTCGAAGAGGCCGGTGCAGACCCGACTGTCGATCCCGACGTCTCCGCCGAAGAGGACCTGCCCGCCGAGGGGGAAGCCGACGAGGCTGCCGCCGAGGCCGAAGAAACAGAAGAACCCACGTTCGACGAGGACGTCATGCCCGACGACGAGGCAGACCTCCTCATCCCGGTCGAGGACTATCTCTCTGCTGGTGTCCACATCGGTACCCAGCAGAAGACGAAGGACATGGAACGGTTCATCCACCGTGTCCGAGACGACGGCCTGTACGTGCTCGACGTGAGTCAGACCGACTCGCGCGTCCGCACGGCCGCCGACTTCCTCGCCAACTACAACCCCGAACAGGTGCTCGTCACCTCGTCGCGCCAGTACGGTCGGTTCCCGGCGAAGAAGTTCGCCGACGCCATCGGCGCGCGCGCCCGTACCGGGCGGTTCATCCCGGGCACGCTGACGAACCCCGACTACGACGGCTACATCGAGCCGGACGTCGTGGTCGTCACGGACCCCATCGGTGACAGCCAGGCCGTCAAAGAGGCTATCACCGTCGGGATTCCGGTCATCGCGATGTGTGACTCGAACAACCAGACGTCGAACGTCGACCTCGTCATCCCGACGAACAACAAGGGTCGTCGCGCACTGTCGGTCGTCTACTGGCTGCTGGCCAACGAGACGCTCGACCGCCGCGGCGCCGAACCCACGTACGCCCTCGACGACTTCGAGGCCGGCATCTAA
- the eno gene encoding phosphopyruvate hydratase, which translates to MTLITAVRLRRILDSRGNPTVEADVLTESGGFGRAAAPSGASTGEYEAIELPPSEAIASAREHAVPRLVGEVHAGNQREVDAALHAADGSEDFSEIGANSAVAISMAAAKAGADVLGAPLYQHLGGAFRGDNFPIPLGNVIGGGEHAKDATNIQEFLAAPVGAPSVAEAVFANAEVHAAAADILDERGVPAAKGDEGAWAPAVDDAEAFDIMEEAVERVADDRGFEIKFGLDMAAAELYEDGEYHYGDETKSVDEQIDYVAELVTDYDLAYVEDPLDENDYEAFAELTDRVGDQTLICGDDLFVTNVSRLQEGIDKGAGNSILIKPNQIGTLTDAFDAIELATEHGYKSVVSHRSGETEDTTIAHLAVATDAPFIKTGTVQGERTAKLNELIRIAEDAV; encoded by the coding sequence ATGACGCTCATCACTGCTGTTCGCCTGCGCCGTATCCTCGACTCCCGTGGCAACCCCACGGTCGAGGCGGACGTTCTGACCGAGTCCGGTGGCTTTGGCCGGGCGGCCGCACCGAGTGGTGCGTCCACTGGTGAGTACGAAGCCATCGAACTCCCGCCGAGCGAGGCAATCGCCTCGGCTCGCGAGCACGCGGTTCCGCGGCTCGTGGGCGAAGTCCACGCTGGCAACCAGCGTGAGGTCGACGCGGCACTCCACGCCGCCGACGGCTCGGAGGACTTCTCGGAGATCGGTGCCAACTCGGCCGTCGCCATCTCGATGGCGGCCGCGAAGGCCGGTGCCGACGTGCTCGGCGCGCCGCTGTACCAGCATCTCGGTGGCGCGTTCCGGGGCGACAACTTCCCGATTCCCCTCGGGAACGTCATCGGTGGTGGCGAACACGCGAAGGACGCCACCAACATCCAGGAGTTCCTCGCGGCCCCCGTCGGCGCGCCGAGCGTCGCCGAGGCCGTCTTCGCCAACGCCGAGGTCCACGCCGCCGCCGCCGACATCCTCGACGAGCGCGGCGTGCCCGCGGCGAAGGGCGACGAGGGTGCCTGGGCACCCGCCGTCGACGACGCCGAGGCCTTCGACATCATGGAGGAAGCCGTCGAGCGGGTCGCAGACGACCGCGGCTTCGAGATCAAGTTCGGACTTGACATGGCCGCAGCCGAACTCTACGAGGACGGCGAATACCACTACGGCGACGAGACGAAGTCGGTCGACGAACAGATCGACTACGTCGCCGAGCTGGTGACGGACTACGACCTCGCGTACGTCGAGGACCCCCTCGACGAGAACGACTACGAGGCGTTCGCCGAACTCACCGACCGCGTCGGTGACCAGACGCTCATCTGTGGCGACGACCTGTTCGTGACGAACGTGTCGCGCCTGCAGGAGGGCATCGACAAGGGGGCTGGCAACAGCATCCTCATCAAGCCGAACCAGATCGGCACGCTGACCGACGCCTTCGACGCCATCGAACTGGCGACCGAGCACGGCTACAAGTCCGTCGTCTCTCACCGCTCCGGTGAGACGGAGGATACGACCATCGCACACCTCGCCGTGGCGACCGACGCCCCGTTCATCAAGACGGGCACCGTCCAGGGCGAGCGAACTGCCAAACTCAACGAACTCATCCGCATCGCGGAGGACGCTGTATGA
- a CDS encoding DNA-directed RNA polymerase subunit K, translating into MTAQRYNRYEKARILGARALQVSYGAPVLIDTDETEPILIAAEEYDAGVLPFTVKRGAQ; encoded by the coding sequence ATGACTGCCCAACGCTACAACCGCTACGAGAAAGCCCGAATCCTCGGAGCACGCGCTCTGCAGGTGTCGTACGGCGCGCCGGTGCTCATCGACACGGACGAGACGGAGCCGATCCTGATCGCCGCCGAGGAGTACGACGCAGGCGTGCTACCATTTACGGTCAAGCGGGGTGCACAGTAG
- a CDS encoding DNA-directed RNA polymerase subunit N, with protein MMIPVRCFTCGNVIGEHWEEFKARARDGDEDPAEVLDELGVERHCCRRMMVSHKDLVDVVSPYQ; from the coding sequence ATGATGATACCCGTCCGGTGTTTCACGTGTGGCAACGTCATCGGCGAACACTGGGAAGAGTTCAAAGCTCGCGCCCGTGACGGCGACGAAGACCCCGCCGAGGTCTTAGACGAGCTCGGCGTTGAGCGCCACTGCTGCCGGCGGATGATGGTCTCGCACAAGGACCTCGTCGACGTCGTCTCCCCCTATCAATGA
- a CDS encoding 30S ribosomal protein S9: protein MVTNTSGKKKTAVARATVREGEGRVRINSQPVELAEPEMARLKMLEPFRIAGEELRGEVDIDVQVDGGGFSGQADATRTAIARGIVQYFNDAELRDAYMEFDRSLLVNDVRQSESKKWGGPGARARYQKSYR, encoded by the coding sequence ATGGTAACGAACACGAGCGGCAAGAAGAAGACCGCCGTCGCTCGCGCAACCGTGCGCGAGGGCGAGGGTCGAGTGCGTATCAACTCCCAGCCAGTCGAGCTGGCGGAACCGGAGATGGCACGCCTGAAGATGCTGGAACCGTTCCGCATCGCTGGCGAAGAGCTCCGCGGCGAAGTCGACATCGACGTGCAGGTCGACGGCGGCGGGTTCAGCGGGCAGGCAGACGCCACCCGCACGGCCATCGCACGCGGCATCGTCCAGTACTTCAACGACGCCGAGCTCCGTGATGCGTACATGGAGTTCGACCGGTCGCTGCTGGTCAACGACGTGCGTCAGTCCGAATCCAAGAAATGGGGCGGACCTGGCGCCCGCGCACGCTACCAGAAGTCCTACCGCTAA
- a CDS encoding 50S ribosomal protein L13 translates to MSLAEFDADVVIDARDCILGRVASEVAQRAMAGEKVAIINAEDAVITGSDDDIMSVYRKRLDVGSDRGPYYPKRPDRIFKRAVRGMLPYKKTRGREALENVRVYVGNPFDEDGEVLEETSLDRLSSIKFISLGEISEKLGANVTW, encoded by the coding sequence ATGAGCCTCGCAGAGTTCGACGCAGACGTCGTCATCGACGCACGGGACTGTATCCTCGGCCGCGTTGCCTCCGAAGTTGCGCAGCGCGCAATGGCTGGCGAGAAGGTCGCCATCATCAACGCCGAAGACGCCGTCATCACCGGCAGCGACGACGACATCATGAGCGTCTACCGCAAGCGGCTCGACGTCGGTTCGGACCGGGGTCCGTACTACCCGAAGCGGCCCGACCGGATCTTCAAGCGTGCCGTCCGCGGCATGCTCCCGTACAAGAAGACCCGCGGTCGCGAGGCACTCGAGAACGTCCGCGTCTACGTGGGCAACCCGTTCGACGAGGACGGCGAAGTGCTCGAAGAGACGTCGCTGGACCGACTGTCGAGTATCAAGTTCATCTCCCTCGGGGAGATCAGCGAGAAACTGGGTGCTAACGTCACATGGTAA
- a CDS encoding 50S ribosomal protein L18e codes for MSKTNPRLTSLIAELKAVSRESDAGVWQDIADRLEKPRRTHAEVNLGRIERYAQEDETVVVPGKVLGSGVLEKNVTVAAVDFSATARKKIEQVGSTVSLEQIAEENPEGSNVRVIK; via the coding sequence ATGAGTAAGACAAACCCGAGACTCACTAGTCTCATCGCCGAGCTGAAGGCGGTCTCTCGCGAATCCGATGCCGGAGTTTGGCAGGACATCGCAGACCGTCTGGAGAAGCCCCGGCGCACCCACGCGGAAGTCAACCTGGGCCGCATCGAGCGGTACGCCCAGGAGGACGAGACCGTCGTCGTCCCCGGCAAGGTGCTGGGGAGCGGTGTGCTGGAGAAGAACGTCACCGTTGCAGCCGTCGACTTCTCCGCCACGGCGCGGAAGAAGATCGAACAGGTCGGCAGCACGGTGTCGCTGGAACAGATTGCAGAAGAGAACCCCGAAGGTTCGAACGTCCGGGTGATTAAATGA